The Vibrio mangrovi genome includes a region encoding these proteins:
- the ylqF gene encoding ribosome biogenesis GTPase YlqF, which translates to MVNNTIQWFPGHMHKARKEIEEVIPQIDVIIEVLDARIPFSSENPMIAELRGDKPCVKVLNKRDLADPVVTALWIEHLEQEKGVKALAITTQHPQEVSQIMELCRKLAPHREEIGKNIRTMIMGIPNVGKSTIINTLAGRSIAQTGNQPAVTRRQQRINLQNGIVLSDTPGILWPKVENPHSGFRLAATGAVKDTAMEYDEVAFYTVEYLAQAYPELLKARYQIEEDPQSDLEWMEAIGRKRGALRAGGRIDLHKASEILLHELRAGTIGAITLERPEMIHQELIDAELEATRKAEEKAKNKEERRKRYLRNKR; encoded by the coding sequence ATGGTTAACAACACAATCCAATGGTTTCCGGGGCATATGCATAAAGCTCGCAAGGAGATCGAGGAAGTTATTCCACAAATTGATGTCATTATCGAGGTTCTGGATGCCCGAATCCCGTTTAGCAGCGAGAATCCAATGATTGCTGAACTTCGGGGCGATAAACCTTGCGTTAAAGTTTTAAACAAACGGGATTTAGCTGATCCCGTAGTAACGGCTCTCTGGATTGAACATCTTGAACAGGAAAAGGGAGTAAAAGCTCTGGCCATTACGACCCAGCATCCTCAGGAAGTCAGTCAGATTATGGAGTTGTGCCGTAAACTGGCGCCGCATCGTGAAGAGATAGGAAAAAACATCCGAACGATGATCATGGGGATTCCGAATGTCGGTAAATCGACGATTATCAATACGCTGGCCGGGCGGAGTATTGCTCAGACAGGAAACCAGCCGGCAGTGACACGTCGTCAGCAACGGATCAATTTGCAGAACGGGATCGTTTTGTCGGACACGCCGGGGATTCTGTGGCCGAAGGTTGAGAATCCTCACTCTGGTTTTCGTCTTGCAGCGACGGGAGCAGTCAAAGATACGGCTATGGAATATGATGAAGTGGCTTTTTATACCGTTGAATATCTGGCTCAGGCATACCCGGAGTTACTGAAAGCCCGCTATCAGATTGAAGAAGATCCGCAATCGGATCTGGAGTGGATGGAAGCTATCGGACGTAAGCGCGGAGCCTTACGGGCCGGAGGTAGAATTGACTTGCACAAAGCTTCAGAAATTCTGCTGCATGAACTGCGGGCGGGAACGATCGGAGCAATTACACTGGAGCGGCCGGAAATGATTCACCAGGAACTGATCGATGCTGAGTTGGAAGCAACCAGAAAAGCTGAAGAAAAAGCTAAGAATAAAGAGGAACGCCGTAAACGCTATCTACGCAATAAACGTTAA
- a CDS encoding CobW family GTP-binding protein has translation MAQRIPANIITGFLGTGKTTAILNLLKNKPADQNWAVLVNEFGEIGIDGTVLSQQNALVKEVPGGCMCCTAGVPMSVGITALLRQKPDRLLIEPTGLGHPREIVSILTSEQYQPYLDLKATIALVDPRNLSNSKYTTHQNFNDQLTCADVVIGNKVDQCHVTDIDMFNDWITDQQPAKIFHKLTRFGDIPPEVLDLPRREESHNESGHSFHHHGGDEPTFQLAPGDAYLRKENQGDGYYSCGWIFGAEICFPFDALFSLFSELTAERVKAVMNTERGCFSFNVNHRVVSVHEISLDGFESRMEVIDSQLMPWDELEQILLKLAQIS, from the coding sequence ATGGCTCAACGTATTCCTGCAAATATCATTACCGGATTTCTTGGCACAGGAAAAACAACTGCGATTCTGAATCTGCTTAAAAACAAACCTGCCGATCAAAACTGGGCGGTGCTGGTCAACGAGTTTGGGGAAATCGGTATCGATGGTACAGTCTTATCCCAACAAAATGCTTTGGTGAAAGAAGTTCCCGGAGGCTGTATGTGCTGTACTGCCGGAGTACCGATGTCTGTCGGGATAACAGCCTTGTTGCGGCAAAAGCCGGATCGCCTGCTCATCGAGCCAACCGGGCTGGGACATCCTCGTGAGATTGTATCGATTCTGACTTCGGAACAATACCAGCCTTACCTTGATTTAAAAGCAACCATTGCACTGGTTGATCCCCGCAACCTCAGCAACAGTAAATATACGACGCATCAGAATTTTAATGATCAACTGACCTGCGCCGATGTGGTTATCGGTAACAAAGTCGACCAATGTCACGTCACCGATATTGATATGTTCAATGACTGGATTACAGACCAGCAACCGGCCAAAATTTTCCATAAACTGACCCGGTTCGGAGATATTCCTCCGGAAGTTCTTGATCTGCCCCGGCGGGAAGAGTCACACAATGAAAGCGGGCATTCATTCCATCATCATGGTGGTGATGAGCCGACATTTCAGTTAGCGCCTGGGGATGCTTATCTGAGAAAAGAGAATCAGGGAGATGGTTACTATAGTTGTGGTTGGATTTTCGGAGCTGAAATCTGTTTTCCTTTTGACGCCTTGTTCTCATTATTCAGCGAACTCACGGCAGAACGAGTCAAAGCGGTGATGAATACTGAACGCGGGTGTTTTTCATTTAATGTCAATCACCGGGTTGTTTCCGTTCATGAAATATCACTGGACGGATTTGAGTCACGAATGGAAGTCATTGATTCGCAGTTAATGCCCTGGGATGAACTGGAACAGATTCTGTTGAAACTGGCTCAGATCTCCTGA
- the clcA gene encoding H(+)/Cl(-) exchange transporter ClcA: MTSKERFKPSLLAKVPKDAINQFLSKDKTPVSVLFLSILVGILSGLVGTYFELGIHFVSETRTDWLISEIGNMLPLWLAAFLISASLAFIGYFLVHRFAPEAAGSGIPEIEGAMDGMRRVRWWRVLPVKFFGGLGALGSGMVLGREGPTVQMGGAIGRMISSVFRVKDDDARHSLLAAGAAGGLSAAFNAPLAGIMFVVEEMRPQFRYTLISIKAVIISSVFANIVFRMINGQSAVITMPQYQAPEIESLWLFLLLGILFGIFGVFFNRLVTFFQDIFVKIHRNDRKRYLLVGSFLGGCFGILLLYLPDLTGGGISLIPVITNGGYTASLLIMLFLGRILTTMLCFGSGAPGGIFAPMLALGTLFGYAFGVISHSFLPELAFDPGMFAIAGMGALFAATVRAPITGILLVIEMTNNYYLILPLIITVLGAVIFAQLLGGEPLYSQLLHRTLKNEKLRQQDLPPQEQPAV; encoded by the coding sequence ATGACATCTAAAGAGAGATTCAAACCTTCCCTTTTAGCAAAAGTTCCTAAAGATGCAATTAATCAGTTTCTCTCAAAAGATAAGACTCCGGTCTCTGTTCTGTTTCTTTCCATTCTGGTCGGAATTCTGTCCGGCCTGGTTGGTACTTATTTTGAACTGGGGATCCATTTCGTATCTGAAACCCGGACCGACTGGCTCATCAGCGAAATAGGTAACATGCTACCGCTATGGTTAGCTGCTTTTCTCATTAGTGCGAGTCTGGCTTTCATTGGCTACTTTCTGGTTCACCGTTTCGCCCCGGAAGCTGCCGGTTCAGGAATTCCTGAAATCGAAGGTGCAATGGATGGCATGCGGCGCGTTCGCTGGTGGCGGGTGCTGCCGGTGAAGTTTTTCGGTGGGTTAGGCGCTTTGGGATCCGGAATGGTTCTGGGGCGGGAAGGGCCAACCGTACAAATGGGCGGAGCTATCGGGCGAATGATCTCAAGTGTGTTCCGGGTTAAAGATGATGATGCCCGGCACTCTTTGCTGGCTGCCGGTGCTGCCGGTGGATTGTCAGCTGCATTTAATGCACCGCTTGCCGGGATTATGTTTGTCGTTGAAGAGATGCGGCCACAGTTTCGTTATACTCTGATTTCGATTAAAGCTGTAATTATCTCATCAGTGTTTGCCAATATTGTCTTCCGGATGATCAACGGCCAGTCAGCCGTGATTACCATGCCTCAGTATCAGGCTCCGGAAATCGAGTCATTGTGGCTATTTTTACTGCTGGGCATTCTGTTTGGTATTTTTGGGGTATTTTTCAACCGGTTAGTCACCTTTTTTCAGGATATCTTTGTCAAAATTCATCGTAATGATCGAAAACGCTACCTGTTAGTTGGTTCGTTTCTCGGCGGCTGTTTTGGAATACTGTTGCTGTATCTTCCTGATTTGACTGGCGGAGGTATCTCACTTATTCCGGTGATTACCAATGGCGGTTACACGGCTAGTCTGCTGATTATGCTGTTTCTGGGGCGAATTTTAACCACGATGCTCTGCTTTGGTTCTGGTGCTCCCGGTGGTATTTTTGCACCGATGCTGGCTTTAGGGACTCTGTTTGGTTATGCGTTCGGTGTGATTTCACACAGCTTTCTGCCTGAACTGGCATTTGATCCGGGGATGTTTGCGATTGCTGGTATGGGAGCACTGTTTGCTGCAACGGTCAGGGCACCGATAACCGGCATTTTACTGGTGATTGAAATGACCAATAACTACTATCTGATTTTACCGTTGATCATTACAGTACTTGGGGCAGTTATTTTTGCTCAGTTGTTGGGTGGTGAGCCATTATACAGCCAGTTACTACACCGGACGCTGAAAAACGAAAAACTGCGTCAGCAGGATTTACCACCACAGGAACAACCCGCGGTTTAA
- a CDS encoding phosphate ABC transporter substrate-binding protein yields MLRVVIGLFLSTLVMSSQVAAKEINVSGSTSVARIMDILAEDYNKTHPKSYVAVQGVGSTAGITLLKKGVADIAMSSRYLTEGELEENLHIQLLAYDGLAIVVNLANPVKNLTREQLYKIYKGQITNWKELGGNDQRIAVVTREASSGTRFSFESLLGLTRVVNNRLVSDINASNLVVNSNSMVKTLVNHNTRAIGFISTGSVDQSIKAVPFEGVMASSETISDGSYQLSRPFLVVHYSDKASPETKDFVRYLQSDRVRELVLSYGYIPSIK; encoded by the coding sequence ATGTTGCGGGTTGTTATCGGCCTATTTCTCAGTACATTGGTAATGTCTTCACAGGTTGCTGCCAAAGAAATCAATGTGTCAGGGTCAACATCGGTTGCGCGAATTATGGATATTCTGGCGGAAGACTATAATAAGACACATCCGAAAAGCTATGTTGCCGTTCAGGGTGTGGGCTCAACCGCAGGAATAACCTTACTAAAAAAAGGTGTTGCTGATATTGCAATGAGTTCCCGTTATCTGACTGAAGGAGAACTGGAAGAGAATCTGCATATCCAACTTCTGGCGTACGATGGACTGGCAATTGTGGTAAATCTGGCCAATCCGGTGAAAAACCTGACCAGAGAACAACTATACAAAATCTATAAAGGTCAGATTACCAACTGGAAAGAACTTGGTGGAAATGATCAGAGAATTGCCGTTGTCACACGAGAAGCATCTTCGGGAACCCGATTCAGTTTTGAAAGCCTGTTAGGATTAACCAGAGTCGTCAATAATCGTCTGGTTTCCGACATCAATGCCAGTAATCTGGTCGTCAACAGTAACAGCATGGTCAAAACGCTGGTCAACCATAATACGCGTGCGATTGGTTTTATTTCTACAGGCTCCGTCGATCAATCGATTAAAGCCGTTCCCTTCGAAGGCGTAATGGCTTCCAGTGAAACAATTTCTGACGGTTCATATCAGCTTTCCCGGCCATTTCTGGTCGTCCATTATTCTGATAAAGCGAGTCCGGAAACCAAAGATTTTGTCAGATACCTTCAGTCTGACCGGGTTCGGGAACTGGTTCTGAGTTATGGATACATTCCATCCATTAAGTAA
- a CDS encoding DUF3024 domain-containing protein → MTVVNLLQRQIEHRAELLCQNRNQGLPVGIGKSCFEPIINGVTFLKHHYKLDSSHFDYSTPVAKIQWDQESRLWTLYVPDGKNAWIPYPFLGKSEDLTALTREVEKDPKSLFWS, encoded by the coding sequence ATGACGGTCGTTAACCTATTACAACGTCAGATCGAACACCGGGCAGAACTTTTGTGTCAAAACCGCAACCAAGGGTTGCCGGTTGGCATCGGTAAGTCATGCTTTGAGCCGATTATCAATGGTGTAACATTTCTTAAGCACCATTATAAGCTTGACTCCAGCCATTTTGACTACTCGACACCAGTTGCAAAGATCCAATGGGATCAGGAATCGAGATTGTGGACGCTCTACGTCCCGGATGGTAAGAATGCATGGATACCTTATCCTTTTCTAGGAAAGAGTGAGGATTTGACGGCATTAACCCGTGAAGTTGAAAAAGACCCCAAATCATTGTTCTGGTCTTAG
- the rnb gene encoding exoribonuclease II yields the protein MFQDNPLLAQLKQQIQENLPKKEGTIKATDKGFGFLEIDSKNSVFIPPPYMKKSMHGDKVVAIIRTENEREVAEPQELLEPALSRFIGRVKLHKGKLNVAPDHPQLKKQPLKAKVRKGLDPNTIAENDWVVAQLTRHPLKGDNSFFVEITHKITDADDKIAPWWVTLAENDLPNQEPAGIENWEQKDDPALERVDLTDVPFVTIDGESTQDMDDALFARRTESGDFELTIAIADPTAYITPDDQMDKVARERGFTIYLPGRNIPMLPRDLADNLCSLREDEIRPALCCTVTVAQDGTLQDDIRFFSAQIKSHARLVYDHVSDWLEQGESANWTPSDTIAQVVRDLYDFSLARISWRETHAVVFPDRPDYRFELSEDNDVIAIHADTRRSANRLVEEAMVTANVCAGKVLQQQFGTGVFNVHDGFKSERIADVISLIAEHGMNDHDAETVKTLEGFAALRRWLSTQDTSYLDNRIRKFQSYSEISNQPAPHFAMGLDVYATWTSPIRKYGDMINHRLLKSYIMGKPPVQLPDELVGEELAVHRKHHKIAERSVSDWLYARTLADEPQKQTRYHAEIFDINRAGMRVRLLENGASAFIPAPLIMDNKERIECHADHGYIYIDKALVYKLGDTLEVTLNEVNQENRNIIAKPTEVFAELTQVDTQKTA from the coding sequence ATGTTTCAAGACAACCCATTACTTGCCCAGCTAAAACAACAGATTCAGGAGAATCTGCCTAAGAAAGAAGGGACGATTAAAGCGACTGATAAAGGTTTCGGCTTTTTAGAAATCGACAGTAAAAACAGTGTCTTTATCCCGCCGCCATACATGAAAAAATCAATGCACGGCGATAAAGTGGTTGCCATCATTCGCACCGAAAACGAGCGTGAAGTTGCAGAGCCACAAGAACTGCTCGAACCAGCCCTTTCTCGTTTTATCGGTCGTGTTAAGCTGCATAAAGGTAAGCTGAATGTAGCACCGGACCATCCGCAATTGAAAAAACAGCCACTGAAAGCAAAAGTCAGAAAGGGGCTGGATCCAAATACCATTGCAGAAAACGATTGGGTCGTTGCCCAGCTTACCCGTCATCCATTAAAAGGTGATAACAGCTTTTTTGTTGAAATAACGCATAAAATTACTGATGCTGATGATAAAATCGCACCTTGGTGGGTTACTCTGGCAGAAAACGATTTACCGAATCAGGAACCGGCAGGAATCGAAAACTGGGAACAGAAAGATGATCCTGCACTGGAACGGGTTGATTTAACCGATGTTCCGTTTGTAACCATTGACGGTGAGTCCACTCAGGATATGGATGACGCGCTGTTCGCCAGACGGACTGAATCCGGTGATTTCGAACTGACCATCGCTATTGCTGACCCGACAGCTTATATTACGCCGGATGATCAGATGGATAAGGTTGCCCGCGAACGTGGCTTTACCATATATCTGCCAGGCCGTAATATTCCAATGCTCCCCAGAGATCTGGCCGACAACCTGTGCTCACTGCGGGAAGATGAGATTCGTCCCGCACTCTGCTGTACGGTAACTGTCGCTCAGGACGGAACCCTTCAGGATGATATCCGTTTTTTCTCTGCACAAATAAAATCTCATGCACGTCTGGTTTACGATCATGTATCAGACTGGCTCGAACAGGGTGAATCAGCAAACTGGACACCTTCAGACACGATTGCTCAGGTAGTTCGGGATCTTTATGACTTCTCCCTAGCCCGGATTTCATGGCGGGAAACTCATGCAGTCGTCTTCCCGGACAGACCAGATTATCGCTTCGAACTGAGTGAAGACAACGACGTAATTGCGATTCATGCCGATACGCGCCGGAGCGCCAACCGTCTGGTCGAAGAAGCCATGGTGACAGCAAATGTCTGTGCCGGTAAAGTGCTTCAGCAACAGTTTGGCACCGGAGTATTTAATGTCCATGACGGTTTCAAATCTGAACGGATTGCCGACGTGATTTCACTCATTGCCGAACATGGAATGAATGATCATGATGCAGAAACCGTGAAAACACTGGAAGGTTTTGCTGCACTACGTCGCTGGCTCTCAACTCAGGATACCAGCTATCTGGATAACCGTATCCGCAAATTCCAGAGCTATAGTGAAATCAGTAATCAGCCAGCCCCGCACTTTGCTATGGGTCTGGATGTCTACGCAACATGGACTTCACCGATTCGTAAGTATGGTGATATGATCAATCACCGCTTACTCAAATCCTATATTATGGGTAAACCACCTGTACAATTACCGGATGAATTGGTGGGTGAAGAGCTGGCAGTCCATCGAAAACATCATAAGATTGCAGAAAGAAGTGTCAGTGACTGGCTTTATGCTCGCACTCTGGCCGATGAGCCTCAGAAGCAGACTCGCTATCATGCTGAAATATTTGATATTAACCGTGCAGGAATGCGGGTCAGATTACTTGAAAACGGCGCGTCTGCATTTATTCCGGCACCATTAATTATGGATAATAAAGAACGGATCGAATGCCACGCTGATCATGGCTACATTTACATTGATAAAGCACTGGTGTACAAACTGGGCGACACGCTTGAAGTAACACTTAATGAAGTCAATCAGGAAAACCGGAACATTATTGCAAAGCCGACTGAAGTTTTTGCTGAATTGACTCAGGTCGATACACAAAAAACAGCATAA
- a CDS encoding DEAD/DEAH box helicase produces MQENVIQFNELALRDEILTALNNMGFVSPTPIQAAAIPFLLEGRDALGKAQTGTGKTAAFSLPLLNKLIMDQRKPQAIVMAPTRELAIQVAAEIKNLGQQIAGLKVLEIYGGASIVDQMRALRSGAHIVVGTPGRVKDLITRDRLHLDECHTFILDEADEMLKMGFVDDVTWIMEQAPESAQRVLFSATMPPMVKTIVDRFLRDPARVDVAGANQTVAKVEQQFWVVKGVEKDEAMVRMLETEETDASIVFVRTRQDTERLADWLSSRGFRATALHGDIPQSLRERTVEHIKKGVTDILVATDVVARGLDVPRITHVFNYDIPFDVESYIHRIGRTGRAGRQGKAILLVRTNQIRMLRTIERVTRSSMEEIQLPHRDQVAQARLVKLSQELETEKEHKALEKFSELVEQLRDSLDIDTTTLAAMLLKRQQGKRPLFYIGEDPMVAEIEREKLRRRERREGGGSRRGYGQENQDWDTYQLQVGREQGVQVKDIVGALANELGLGKNSIGAIKLAQGHTFVQLPKSMSSDVTRKLRKLRIRQKDVGAVVCDFNDFRESRGGSRRDGARPNREGGRGEGRGSRENGRREGERRFDRNRGGDHRGSHRGERGHSRRRADA; encoded by the coding sequence ATGCAAGAAAATGTAATTCAATTCAATGAATTAGCTCTTAGAGACGAAATCCTTACTGCCCTGAACAACATGGGTTTTGTCTCTCCTACACCCATTCAGGCTGCTGCTATCCCATTTTTGCTGGAAGGTCGTGATGCTTTAGGTAAAGCACAGACTGGTACAGGAAAAACTGCTGCTTTTTCTCTGCCTTTGCTTAACAAACTGATTATGGATCAGCGTAAGCCTCAGGCTATCGTGATGGCACCGACCCGTGAACTGGCAATTCAGGTTGCAGCAGAAATTAAAAATCTGGGTCAGCAGATCGCTGGCCTGAAAGTTTTAGAAATTTATGGCGGTGCGTCAATCGTTGATCAGATGCGCGCTCTGAGATCCGGTGCTCATATCGTTGTGGGTACTCCTGGACGGGTAAAAGATTTGATTACCCGTGATCGTCTTCACCTGGACGAGTGCCATACATTTATTCTCGATGAAGCTGATGAAATGCTGAAAATGGGCTTCGTCGATGATGTAACCTGGATTATGGAACAGGCACCGGAAAGTGCTCAGCGTGTCCTGTTCTCGGCAACGATGCCGCCAATGGTGAAAACTATTGTTGACCGCTTCCTGCGTGATCCTGCCCGGGTTGACGTCGCCGGTGCAAACCAGACTGTTGCTAAAGTTGAGCAACAATTCTGGGTCGTAAAAGGCGTAGAAAAAGATGAAGCTATGGTGCGTATGCTTGAAACAGAGGAAACCGATGCTTCGATTGTTTTCGTTCGTACCCGTCAGGATACCGAACGTCTGGCTGACTGGCTTTCTTCCCGTGGATTTCGAGCAACTGCGTTGCATGGTGATATTCCTCAGTCTTTACGGGAAAGAACAGTTGAGCACATCAAAAAAGGTGTGACTGACATTCTGGTTGCAACTGACGTTGTGGCTCGTGGACTGGATGTGCCGCGTATCACTCACGTGTTCAACTATGACATTCCATTTGATGTTGAATCCTATATCCACCGCATTGGCCGTACCGGTCGTGCTGGGCGTCAGGGTAAAGCGATTCTGCTGGTTCGGACCAACCAGATTCGGATGCTGCGCACCATTGAGCGGGTAACTCGTTCTTCTATGGAAGAAATTCAGTTGCCACACCGTGATCAGGTTGCACAGGCTCGTCTGGTAAAACTGAGTCAGGAACTGGAAACTGAAAAAGAACACAAAGCACTGGAGAAATTTTCCGAGCTGGTTGAGCAACTCAGAGACTCTCTGGATATCGACACCACGACACTGGCTGCTATGTTACTGAAACGTCAGCAGGGTAAACGTCCACTGTTTTATATCGGCGAAGATCCAATGGTTGCTGAGATCGAACGCGAGAAACTGCGCCGTCGTGAACGCCGTGAAGGTGGTGGTAGCCGCCGTGGTTATGGTCAGGAAAATCAGGACTGGGATACTTACCAGTTGCAGGTTGGCCGTGAGCAGGGCGTACAGGTGAAAGATATTGTCGGTGCTTTGGCGAACGAGCTGGGCTTAGGCAAAAACTCGATTGGTGCAATTAAACTTGCACAGGGCCATACTTTTGTCCAACTGCCAAAAAGCATGTCTTCTGATGTTACCCGTAAGCTGCGTAAATTACGGATTCGCCAGAAAGATGTTGGTGCTGTTGTGTGTGATTTCAACGACTTCCGTGAATCTCGTGGTGGAAGTCGTCGTGATGGTGCTCGCCCAAACCGTGAAGGTGGTCGTGGAGAAGGTCGCGGTTCCCGTGAGAATGGTCGTCGTGAAGGCGAACGCCGCTTTGATCGTAACCGTGGAGGTGATCATCGTGGTTCTCACCGTGGTGAACGTGGTCACAGCAGACGCCGTGCAGACGCATAA
- a CDS encoding helix-turn-helix domain-containing protein — protein sequence MLKINTLSIRSYSRQTKQHCHSFHQLVLPVKGVINMEVATFKGKVMPGECVAVKAGEVHYFAAETEAKFVVADLERLPEPIMTSGTVVFSITSPLLRYLSFIEEQLKYQVNTDIEKLMYDTFYALMCAQQVLKQFDHRIRNAMEYIDAHLSQPLSNTQLATIAYLSPTQFKKVFKQQTNLTVTQYITKLRMEKAQALLLHTDYPIQIVAETVGYTNLTAFSRRFSQYVGLPPSKYAR from the coding sequence ATGCTAAAAATAAACACATTGTCCATTCGGTCTTATAGCCGTCAGACCAAACAACATTGCCACAGTTTTCATCAGCTTGTACTGCCTGTTAAAGGGGTGATCAACATGGAGGTTGCGACATTTAAAGGCAAAGTGATGCCAGGCGAATGTGTCGCTGTCAAAGCAGGAGAAGTTCATTACTTTGCTGCGGAAACTGAAGCAAAGTTTGTTGTAGCTGATCTTGAGAGACTTCCTGAACCAATCATGACCTCGGGTACTGTAGTTTTTTCTATTACATCACCACTATTGCGTTATTTAAGTTTCATTGAAGAGCAGCTTAAATATCAGGTCAATACAGATATTGAAAAGTTAATGTATGACACTTTCTATGCTCTGATGTGTGCGCAGCAGGTATTAAAGCAATTCGATCATAGGATCAGAAATGCGATGGAATATATTGATGCTCATCTTTCTCAGCCTCTTTCCAATACACAATTGGCTACAATTGCTTATTTGAGCCCGACCCAATTCAAGAAGGTCTTCAAACAACAGACCAATCTCACGGTAACTCAATACATTACCAAATTACGTATGGAAAAAGCACAGGCTCTACTGCTGCATACCGATTACCCGATACAGATCGTTGCTGAAACTGTCGGATATACGAATCTGACGGCATTCAGCCGACGTTTTTCACAATATGTCGGTTTACCACCATCCAAATATGCGCGCTAA
- a CDS encoding DMT family transporter: MSYRDSGISGVLCVMLASVFWGTTGTAVSFIPDVSPLATGAFATGMGGLLLLWNARRHLLADRKQFIARPGRLILGAISVATYPLSFYSAVKLSGVATGTLISLASAPFFTVLLERLISKKAISSQWGISFLVGVSGIVLLILGQENHIQQTDRQKFYVWGICLGLVAGLSYAVYAWFARQMIEQGISSKSSMASMFGGAAILLLPSLVFTGKNAFSDIQHVTIMLYMAFIPMFLGYLCFGYALKQIDAAKATLITLFEPVVATLLAVWIVRETFTTIGWYGMTLIILCLILQTVKWPAEQIRRTAGG; the protein is encoded by the coding sequence ATGTCTTACAGAGATTCAGGTATCAGCGGTGTTTTGTGCGTTATGCTTGCCAGTGTCTTCTGGGGAACAACAGGAACAGCTGTCAGCTTTATACCTGATGTCAGCCCTCTGGCAACCGGAGCTTTTGCGACAGGAATGGGTGGATTGTTATTGCTCTGGAATGCGCGTCGTCATCTGCTCGCGGACCGTAAACAGTTTATTGCCCGGCCGGGGAGACTTATATTAGGAGCAATCTCTGTCGCAACTTATCCTCTTTCATTTTATAGCGCAGTTAAGCTTTCGGGGGTTGCGACAGGAACTTTGATCTCACTCGCCAGTGCGCCTTTTTTTACTGTTTTGCTGGAACGTCTTATCAGCAAAAAAGCAATATCTTCTCAATGGGGCATTTCATTCTTAGTCGGCGTATCCGGTATTGTGCTTTTAATACTTGGCCAGGAAAATCACATACAACAGACTGATCGGCAAAAATTTTATGTCTGGGGAATCTGTTTGGGCTTGGTTGCCGGTCTGTCATATGCTGTTTATGCATGGTTTGCGAGGCAGATGATAGAACAGGGAATTAGTTCGAAATCATCCATGGCAAGTATGTTCGGAGGTGCTGCAATACTATTGTTACCTTCATTAGTCTTTACCGGAAAGAATGCATTTTCTGATATCCAGCATGTTACTATTATGCTCTATATGGCATTCATCCCAATGTTTTTGGGATATTTATGCTTTGGCTATGCGCTGAAGCAGATTGATGCTGCTAAAGCGACACTGATTACTTTATTCGAACCGGTAGTTGCGACACTATTGGCGGTCTGGATTGTCAGAGAAACGTTCACCACAATCGGCTGGTATGGGATGACTCTGATTATTTTGTGCTTAATTTTACAAACGGTGAAATGGCCGGCAGAGCAAATACGGAGAACTGCCGGTGGATAG